The genomic window caacatcaaaactttcctacacacacaaatttctaactttttttatcacatcgttccaatttcaaccaaacttttatttttggcgtgaattaaacacacccttagaaaaaaaaacacatcaaaaATTGATAAAACCTCATACCAAACATATATTAGGAGCAGTttaggcctgtttagttggcaaaaattTTTGGCCttgcgtgtcacatcgaatatgtggacacatatttgaagtattaaacattgtctaataacaaaacaaattacagattccgcttgaaaaccgcgagacaaatttattaaatctaattaatccatcattaacaaatatttactgtagcaccacattgtcaaatcatggtacaattaagcttaaaaagaTTCGattcgcaatttacacgtaatatgtgtaaatggtttttttttctacatttagtACTTCATGCATGTGCCAAAAATTCaatgtgacagcgtgaaaagtttttgcgtgaGAATTGAACATGGCCTTCTCTCATCGAAAAAAAATAACGAACGGAAAAAGAATTGATGAGGtttattgaaaatttgaaacatGATGATCCAGAAATTTGGTGAGATTCATTAAAACATCATGACGCCGGCTTATTGATTTGTTAGAGGAACAATAAGATAGAGGCAATTGCTGTAAATCTGTGTTACACTAGCCTTCAAGTCCGTATTAGTCCATTATATATATGCTGAGCAGACCCACGTTTTTATAGTATTTTACTTATATAATATTGTTAACGTTTCATTTGAAAGGGTTAAGTTGAAGGTGTTGATATTGTTAGAGTGAATCGAGTATATAAACTAGATCAAACCCATCTAAACTCTTCACCTAGAACTACTCCTACCAAATGAACACTTGggcttagttgaaaacttgaaatataCTAAGCCTGTGTTCCTCCCTCAGTTTTTTCaactcacctctctcgttttccacgcgcacgttttttcaaactgttttaaaaaattctatatgaaaattattttaaaaaaattatattaatctattttttaaaaataaataattaatacttaattaatatgcAATAATATGCAATAATACGCATTTCGAACGCAGCCTAAACAGGCTAAGGGTATTACGGTTGCTcctttgtttactttttatgtttAAAGCTCATATATAGCCAGATGACCCATTTCAGTATCGGATAATTTGGTTTCGGTCTCAGCCATGACCAAAATTATCGGAGACCCAAAGATTCAGAGAATTTACCAATAAATTCAGtagatagatataaaaatacaaacatCACAAAAATCCAATAGCTGATGAACTCATCGACAAAAATACTCTTCTAGTCTTGCACATCGGTTTTTTAGATATGGCAATGGATCTCCATCTCTAGCATGGCTGGCCCAACCAGGCAAGGCGGAAGGCCTTAGGGAGATGCTGGTTTTTGCTAATATGGCTCTTTGACCTGGTCTAATAGGACTAGGTCCATatgtggagcccacatgtcagggacCCATGAGGCCGTGTATTTCTCCTATGCTCCCCTTTCCCACACCACCACACGAGCTCAAGAATGGCAGTTGGCAGCGGCACGACGACATCTAGCGAGGAGGAGCGTCCTTCGTCCACACTGCCACACGAGCTCGAGCCAAATCAATGAAAATTGCTCTTAAAACAGACAAGGAAGTTAAATTACATCGGTTTTAATAATTTTGGGGTCAACATATCTAATATCGCAGTTTAGGAATATGAATAAGACTAAACCTATATATGAGAAAgttaaaatggacttattcatTTTCTCTTATGCTCATCTGTACTTGGGCCGGGCCTACTCCAACCAGAACGAGATTCCCCCAGGGCCGACGTGATGTGGGCCGGAATTGGATTCCCAGTGTACGTGATGGGCTTCATAGATGCAGcggggcggcgaggcgagcaaaCCCATAAACCCTCGGCCTTTTTTTCTTCCCGAAGCTCCAAGGAATCCTCTCCACTCCCGGCgatggcatcggcggcggcggcggcggcggcggcggagtgggagGAGGCTGAGCGGAAGGTGCTGGTGGCGAGGAAGGCCGCCTTCGGGCTGCCCACCGCCTGCCCGACCTGCCTCCCCGTCCTCCTCTACCTCCGCATGTGCAACGTCCCCTTCGACATCCACGTCGACTCCTCCTTCCCCGACGCCGGTGAGCTCCCCTCACCCGAATCCTGTGGACATGTACCAGGGCCGTAAGCTCAGATTCTATGCGCTCGCTCGGTTTTGCCGGTCTCCGCTCATGCTGTCCCCCTCTCGGCGGCGTCAGATGATGTCAGAGTTGCGCTAGGGGATTGATGCATTTGCTCGTGGGGGGTGATTTTGGGGGGCTGGGGAAGATGATTGTGTTGTTGTTCTCATGCAAATGCGAAGGCGCATTCTGCAGAGATTCTCAGTTTCTCATGTCCGTGGCGATGAGATGCTATCTGAGTTCTGCATATATTCTGTTAGATACATGACACTTATTGGTTGATATAATCCAGTTTTATTAGGCACATGATACTTATTGTTGATAATCTAGTTTGGTTAGGCACATGTGGCAGCAAGGCTCTTTATCTAAAAGAGCACAGTTAGATATATATGTAGGTTTGCTTTTATGAACGAAAAAGGTTATAGTCCATTAATGACTACCGTTTGCTAACACTAATGCGGCATCAGATAATTGAATGCCACAACCAGTTCTGTGTTGCAAGGACAGCTTCTAAAACTGGCTAGCTGAAATTTCAAGAGATCTTGTTTAAATGACAGTAAGCAGCTCATAGTGAGTAACTGGCTGTATCGTTCGAGCGTCAGAGTAACTTGCAAGCCTGGTTGTTTTCTTTCTTCGGTTTGATGTTAAAGGGATTTGGAAGGGTGGTGGAACTGAGGGACGAAACATCTGGGGTTTGGGTGCTGAAGGGTGGAGTTCTATGAAAGTTAAAGGGGGGATGAAGTATGTCCCACCTGTCCGTAAACTTTTTTGTAGTGTAGAGGGGgataaacaaaagaaagagcatatttgatctttacaATGGTAGATACTTGAAATCTTGGTTTTTTCCTACTATTTGTAAAGTATATTCACTGCTCGCTGTTCTTATACCTTAGTTTTCATTCCACAGATCACATACCATATGTCGAGTTTGGTGAATGTGTTGCATTCAACAATGAAAAGGGTGGTGTAATTGAATATCTCAAGGAGGAGAAAATTGTTGACTTGAACTCAAAGCATCCTAGTGTTTCTTATTCGGATGTATTATCCACAAAGGCCATGGTTATGACCTGGCTTTCAGATGCTTTGCAATATGAGCTCTGGCTGGCTTCTGATGGAAGCATTCCACATGATATCTACTTTTCTGATCTCTCCTGGCCCATTGGAAAGATACTCTATTGGAAGAAAACGAGAGAAGTGAAGCAACAACTGGGCATAACTAAGCTTAATGctgcagaaaaagaagaggaggttTCTACTTCCCCACTCATATTTCTTAAGGCTAATTTGTTCATCACATGGGAAAATCTCGTGATACAATTTAAGTCTTTTTTGAACAGATATACCAGAAAGCAAATGCTGCTTATGATGCCTTATCTACGAGATTAGGAGATCAGATCTTTCTCTTTGACAACAGGTATTATCACTTTATCTTGTTTTGACTTGCATGAAAATGTATCTTCGTATTATTTTATCAGCTTTCTGTTCATACTGACTGATAATTGCTCTTCATATGGTATGATATTTACAGAACACTAACTTCCTTTGTTTCAATCTGTGCAGCCCTACAGACGTTGATGCTCTTTTTCTTGGACAtgcgctttttgttcttaatgtATTACCGGTGAGTTCTGACAACACTCAATACTCAGCTTTAACTTGCCAAAgtgattatatatttatattgatatatgaGTATAtaattgcatgcatgccacGTTGAAAATTGTGAAGCACCTGCACTGCAAGCACAGTTGCACATCTCAAGTTCTTCAGATAGTTACATTAGGGTTCTGTTTGTcgtggataatttttttttctctaacaaTAAGCATAAGCTGTCAAGCACATTTCCCAAAATACTGTGATGATTATATCTTGACAAAATTCTTACTTCTGCCCCATAGGATACGTCTGTGCTGCGAAGCTGTCTGCAGAAGTATG from Oryza glaberrima chromosome 6, OglaRS2, whole genome shotgun sequence includes these protein-coding regions:
- the LOC127775494 gene encoding mitochondrial outer membrane import complex protein METAXIN, which codes for MASAAAAAAAAEWEEAERKVLVARKAAFGLPTACPTCLPVLLYLRMCNVPFDIHVDSSFPDADHIPYVEFGECVAFNNEKGGVIEYLKEEKIVDLNSKHPSVSYSDVLSTKAMVMTWLSDALQYELWLASDGSIPHDIYFSDLSWPIGKILYWKKTREVKQQLGITKLNAAEKEEEIYQKANAAYDALSTRLGDQIFLFDNSPTDVDALFLGHALFVLNVLPDTSVLRSCLQKYDNLVNFTKHLKVQLLEADSDSSATGLGSTDPSSSSTPRKRASSGRSYKPKPRAKKERTEEEKKFRRKAKYFLATQLVAVLLFLSLMGGADSSELDDEDGVDYED